DNA from Synechococcales cyanobacterium T60_A2020_003:
TTCAGAAGGACGAAGAGTTTTGCCGAGCCTACGGCGCAGCCACCTACAAAACCTGCGATAGCCAAATCATTATGTTTGCCGCTCGGTTTTTAGGCATGCCCCTCAAAGAAAAGATTTCTGGCTCTGATCTTTTACCCGCCTTCTATCGCTACTATGCCGGGGATGAGGACGTGCGGATCTTCCTGCTGGGTGCAGCGGAAGGCGTTGCGGAGAAAGCCCGTCAAGCCATCAACCGCAAAGTCGGACGCGAGATTGTGGTGGGTGCCCATTCCCCCTCGTTTGGATTTGAGAAGAATCCCGAAGAGTGCCAATATTTGATTGACTTGGTGGAAGCCTCTGGTGCGAACGTGCTAGCGTTGGGTGTCGGCGCACCGAAGCAAGAAAAGTGGATTGCCCAGTACAAGGATCACTTCAAAACCGTCACGACCTTCCTAGCCATCGGAGCTACGATTGACTTTGAGGCGGGCAATGTGAAGCGATCGCCCAAATGGATTACCAACCTTGGCTGTGAATGGGTGTATCGGCTCCTGTCCGAACCACAGCGCCTTTGGAAGCGCTATCTAGTGGAT
Protein-coding regions in this window:
- a CDS encoding WecB/TagA/CpsF family glycosyltransferase, with protein sequence METVKILNVPFDNITMLDLLARLKSGGVVFTPNVDHLVKLQKDEEFCRAYGAATYKTCDSQIIMFAARFLGMPLKEKISGSDLLPAFYRYYAGDEDVRIFLLGAAEGVAEKARQAINRKVGREIVVGAHSPSFGFEKNPEECQYLIDLVEASGANVLALGVGAPKQEKWIAQYKDHFKTVTTFLAIGATIDFEAGNVKRSPKWITNLGCEWVYRLLSEPQRLWKRYLVDDMVPIISLVLQQKLGLYQPPYEIPTYDAQSEVQAKPLAPQH